The Sinomicrobium kalidii genome contains a region encoding:
- a CDS encoding glycoside hydrolase family 2 TIM barrel-domain containing protein → MKRIRLISSLFLLFVVLASCNKEQPDDNTKIPFDFDWKFAPEDHPGAEKPGFDDSGWRILDVPHDFSIEHPFDSTYATGAGGGYTYSGIGWYRKTFRTVPGFSNKKIGILFDGVYRNSEVWINGQYLGIRPYGYSSFYYDLTPHLNPEGEENVIAVKVNTSEQPNSRWYTGSGIYRHVWLLARNRLHIDQWGVFARTVDASEDEASIDVSIELRNENDTDRPCTVMTRLIDAAGKEAGKAGSEVEIKAGQPLKIDQDIRVTRPSLWSVEQPHLYRLEVEVRSGGALMDSYTTSFGIRTFDFDPDKGFSLNGKHLKLKGVNNHHDGGPLGAAVLDYTHKRQLEILKEMGCNALRMSHNPPSPELLAYADSLGFVVINELFDEWMDGKTPAGYAPHFAEWYQRDVENWIRRDRNHPSVIAWSIGNELREQYNEENALKIVEMLTETSRKHDTTRPLTLACNEILNFNAYGVPEMLDIVGYNYQEAYYRADHEKYPDRVIYGSETVIYPYHPGDCWQLRSYEQWLEGQLEDYVAGEFLWTGFDYLGEAGIGHVGSGCEFWKTWPDWPWRGADCGVIDMCGFPKPGYWFRKALWNDEPMVYIAVQTEESARDREECSFWGWPEVEPHWNHDKTGDTLAVHVYTNVSDVELKLNGKSLGSRKWDLKNEAFLFWEVPYEPGKLEAIGKTEEGKTVSFAVRTAGEPAKIVLSPDRKTIKANKQDLSYVTVQVVDANDVPVPFAGNMIEFEMEGAGKLAAVGNGDQQSHTPLKGDRMEAYLGKCLAIIQSTDQKGEIIITARSGTLPVATAILKAE, encoded by the coding sequence GTGAAAAGAATTCGATTAATTTCATCATTGTTCCTTCTTTTCGTGGTGCTTGCATCATGCAACAAAGAACAGCCCGATGATAATACCAAGATCCCTTTCGATTTCGACTGGAAATTTGCCCCGGAAGATCACCCGGGTGCAGAAAAACCCGGGTTCGACGATTCCGGCTGGCGTATACTGGATGTACCACACGATTTCAGTATCGAACATCCTTTCGATTCAACCTACGCTACTGGCGCAGGTGGTGGCTATACGTACAGCGGTATCGGCTGGTACAGGAAAACCTTCAGGACAGTGCCCGGGTTTTCAAATAAAAAGATCGGGATACTGTTCGATGGCGTGTATCGCAACAGCGAGGTCTGGATCAACGGGCAGTACCTCGGTATACGGCCCTATGGATATTCTTCCTTTTATTATGACTTGACACCACACCTGAATCCGGAGGGTGAGGAGAATGTCATTGCTGTAAAAGTAAATACCAGCGAACAGCCCAATTCAAGATGGTACACCGGTTCGGGTATCTACCGGCATGTCTGGCTCCTTGCCAGGAACAGGTTGCACATCGATCAATGGGGCGTCTTTGCCCGCACGGTCGATGCCAGCGAAGATGAAGCAAGTATCGATGTTTCCATCGAACTGCGCAATGAGAACGACACCGACCGGCCCTGCACGGTCATGACCAGGCTTATAGATGCCGCAGGAAAAGAAGCCGGAAAGGCCGGGTCGGAAGTTGAAATCAAAGCCGGCCAGCCATTGAAAATCGACCAGGACATCCGGGTCACCAGGCCTTCGTTATGGTCCGTTGAACAACCTCATTTATATCGCCTGGAGGTGGAAGTCCGGTCGGGCGGAGCCTTAATGGATAGCTATACGACCTCCTTCGGGATCAGGACCTTCGATTTCGACCCTGACAAAGGCTTCTCCCTTAATGGAAAACATCTAAAACTAAAAGGGGTGAACAATCATCACGATGGCGGGCCATTGGGCGCGGCTGTACTGGACTATACCCATAAGCGACAGTTGGAGATTTTGAAGGAAATGGGTTGCAACGCACTAAGAATGAGTCATAACCCGCCTTCACCCGAATTGCTTGCCTATGCCGACAGCCTCGGTTTTGTGGTGATTAATGAACTATTTGACGAATGGATGGACGGAAAAACACCGGCGGGATATGCACCGCATTTTGCGGAATGGTACCAGAGGGATGTAGAAAACTGGATCAGGCGCGACCGCAATCATCCATCGGTCATTGCCTGGAGTATCGGCAACGAACTCCGGGAGCAATACAATGAGGAAAATGCCCTGAAAATTGTAGAAATGCTGACTGAGACTTCGCGTAAACACGATACCACACGACCTTTGACCCTGGCCTGCAATGAAATTCTTAACTTCAATGCTTATGGAGTGCCGGAAATGCTCGATATTGTAGGGTATAACTACCAGGAAGCCTACTACAGGGCAGACCATGAAAAATACCCCGACCGGGTGATCTATGGTTCCGAAACCGTGATCTACCCCTACCACCCCGGCGATTGCTGGCAGTTGCGATCCTATGAGCAATGGCTGGAAGGACAGTTGGAAGATTATGTAGCCGGTGAATTCCTTTGGACGGGTTTTGACTACCTGGGCGAGGCGGGCATCGGGCATGTCGGTTCCGGGTGTGAATTCTGGAAAACCTGGCCCGATTGGCCCTGGAGGGGAGCTGATTGCGGTGTCATAGACATGTGTGGTTTCCCCAAACCCGGATATTGGTTCAGAAAAGCCTTGTGGAATGACGAACCCATGGTGTATATCGCCGTACAAACCGAAGAATCGGCCAGGGACAGGGAAGAATGTTCTTTCTGGGGCTGGCCGGAAGTAGAGCCCCACTGGAACCACGACAAAACGGGCGATACGCTGGCCGTTCACGTCTATACCAATGTGTCCGACGTGGAACTAAAACTGAACGGAAAATCTTTGGGAAGCCGGAAATGGGACCTTAAGAACGAAGCCTTCCTGTTTTGGGAAGTACCTTATGAACCCGGCAAGCTGGAAGCCATCGGAAAAACGGAAGAAGGAAAGACCGTTTCCTTTGCCGTCCGGACCGCGGGAGAACCGGCAAAAATCGTGTTATCACCAGACCGGAAAACAATAAAAGCCAACAAACAGGATTTAAGCTACGTGACTGTACAGGTAGTGGACGCTAACGATGTGCCGGTGCCCTTTGCCGGCAACATGATCGAATTTGAAATGGAAGGCGCGGGCAAACTCGCCGCAGTAGGCAACGGGGATCAGCAAAGCCATACCCCGTTAAAAGGAGACCGAATGGAAGCTTATCTGGGGAAATGCCTGGCCATCATACAGTCAACAGATCAAAAGGGCGAAATAATCATCACCGCAAGGAGCGGAACGCTGCCTGTGGCTACGGCTATTCTGAAAGCGGAATAG
- a CDS encoding glycoside hydrolase family 97 protein translates to MNRIFLYIVSIVFLSTGVGMAQVIHVKSPDGKIDMALESGEKILWSVKHENTEVIAPSTISLTLGSGEVLGNNAKVISVKNSKVSNTFATPVYKKATVIDEYNQVVIKFKGGFGLILRAYNDGVAYRFFTSKKGQIIIESEEANFNFSKDYKAFVPYVRDLRENDMYTSAFEAMYTEIPLSKFVKDSLAISPLLVDLENGKKAAIIEADLEDYPGMFLTRNNQTQQGLKGAFAHYPKEERLGGFNNMNYMVVKREPYMAKTSGTRNFPWRAIIISESDKDLLNNDMVQKLSAPSQIADVSWIKPGKVAWDWWNDWSISKVDFKAGINTETYKYYIDFAAENHIEYVVLDEGWSEENNMLEISPGMDIEEIISYANQKNVGIILWATWYAINQDLDNTFSHYSKLGVKGFKIDFLDRDDQKMVKSVYDISKKAASYKLLIDFHGIYKPTGIQRTYPNVVNFEGVKGLENVKWTPNDDMPYYATCIPFIRMLAGPMDYTPGAMRNATRADFRPSNSMPMSQGTRCHQLGMYIIYEAPLQMMADSPTAYMKEQESTTFISRIPTTFDETVALDGKVGEYVALARRKDEKWFVGGLTNWSAREISIDLSFLGEGTYLAEIFKDGVNADKDPTDYKREIIKVVSTDKPVISMANGGGFAIIIRPEK, encoded by the coding sequence ATGAATAGAATTTTTTTATATATAGTCTCTATCGTGTTTTTATCAACCGGTGTTGGTATGGCGCAGGTCATCCATGTAAAGTCGCCCGACGGGAAGATCGACATGGCTTTGGAAAGCGGAGAGAAGATTTTGTGGTCTGTCAAACATGAAAATACGGAAGTTATAGCTCCTTCCACGATTTCATTGACACTTGGCAGCGGAGAGGTTTTAGGAAATAATGCAAAAGTTATCAGCGTTAAAAATTCAAAAGTCAGCAACACCTTTGCCACACCTGTTTATAAAAAGGCAACGGTAATTGACGAGTACAACCAGGTCGTAATAAAGTTTAAAGGCGGTTTCGGTTTGATTTTAAGAGCCTATAACGATGGTGTGGCCTACCGCTTTTTTACCAGTAAGAAGGGACAGATCATTATTGAATCCGAAGAAGCCAATTTTAACTTTAGCAAGGATTATAAAGCCTTTGTTCCCTACGTGCGCGATCTGAGGGAAAACGATATGTATACATCCGCTTTCGAAGCGATGTATACTGAAATTCCCCTTTCCAAATTTGTGAAAGATTCACTGGCTATTTCCCCGCTCCTTGTTGATCTGGAAAATGGGAAAAAGGCGGCTATCATAGAGGCTGACCTGGAAGATTATCCCGGTATGTTCTTAACACGCAATAATCAAACACAGCAAGGTTTGAAGGGGGCATTTGCCCATTACCCGAAGGAAGAACGCCTGGGAGGCTTTAATAATATGAACTACATGGTGGTGAAGCGGGAACCTTATATGGCTAAAACAAGCGGTACCCGCAATTTCCCGTGGAGAGCAATAATAATAAGTGAAAGCGATAAAGACCTGTTGAATAATGACATGGTCCAAAAACTTTCAGCACCTTCACAAATTGCTGATGTAAGCTGGATAAAGCCGGGTAAAGTGGCATGGGACTGGTGGAATGACTGGAGTATATCGAAGGTTGATTTTAAGGCTGGAATCAATACGGAAACCTATAAGTATTATATTGATTTTGCCGCAGAAAACCATATTGAATATGTGGTGCTGGACGAAGGTTGGAGTGAAGAAAACAATATGCTGGAAATTTCACCCGGTATGGACATCGAAGAAATCATCAGCTATGCGAATCAGAAAAATGTCGGGATTATCTTATGGGCCACCTGGTATGCCATAAATCAGGATCTGGATAATACCTTTTCTCACTATTCAAAATTAGGGGTTAAGGGCTTTAAGATTGATTTTTTAGATCGTGATGATCAGAAAATGGTAAAATCTGTTTATGACATTTCAAAAAAGGCGGCCTCTTATAAACTCCTGATCGATTTCCACGGCATTTATAAACCTACAGGTATTCAGCGGACCTACCCTAATGTGGTCAATTTTGAAGGGGTCAAAGGTCTGGAGAACGTGAAATGGACGCCGAATGATGATATGCCGTATTATGCGACCTGTATTCCCTTCATCAGAATGCTGGCGGGGCCTATGGATTATACACCGGGAGCAATGCGCAATGCAACAAGAGCAGATTTTCGTCCGAGCAATTCCATGCCGATGAGCCAGGGGACCAGGTGTCACCAATTAGGGATGTATATCATTTATGAAGCACCCTTGCAAATGATGGCAGATAGCCCTACGGCCTATATGAAAGAACAGGAAAGCACTACCTTTATTTCCAGGATCCCTACCACTTTTGACGAAACAGTTGCCCTCGATGGCAAAGTTGGCGAATATGTTGCTCTGGCCAGGCGAAAGGATGAAAAATGGTTTGTAGGTGGTTTAACCAATTGGTCGGCAAGAGAAATATCGATAGACCTGTCTTTCCTGGGAGAGGGAACCTATTTGGCGGAGATTTTTAAAGACGGGGTTAACGCAGATAAAGATCCCACGGACTATAAACGTGAGATAATTAAAGTAGTAAGTACCGATAAACCGGTAATAAGTATGGCTAATGGCGGTGGCTTTGCAATCATAATCAGACCGGAAAAATAA
- a CDS encoding nuclear transport factor 2 family protein: MKTHYLLFIGFILATTISFGQSEEETEIRRLEKHWTELLDRGDTTSLLQIWSENYVVNNPNGKIVTPKDIVALMKSGHKFPAVERIIERVTFNQNIAIVMGKELQQPASMVADRDQWIPRRFTNVWIKSENGWQLAARQSSRQIVE; this comes from the coding sequence ATGAAAACACATTATTTGTTATTTATCGGTTTTATCCTCGCTACCACAATTTCTTTCGGACAGTCCGAAGAGGAAACAGAGATCAGGCGTTTGGAAAAACATTGGACAGAACTGCTTGACCGGGGGGACACGACCTCGCTGTTGCAAATATGGTCTGAAAACTATGTGGTTAACAACCCCAATGGAAAAATCGTGACCCCAAAAGATATTGTGGCACTGATGAAAAGCGGACATAAATTCCCTGCTGTTGAGCGGATCATTGAGCGCGTAACTTTCAATCAGAACATTGCCATAGTCATGGGCAAGGAGTTACAACAGCCGGCCAGCATGGTCGCTGACCGGGATCAATGGATACCGAGAAGATTCACCAATGTATGGATAAAGTCCGAAAACGGGTGGCAGCTGGCCGCCCGGCAGTCCTCAAGACAAATTGTGGAATAA
- a CDS encoding sugar phosphate isomerase/epimerase family protein, with protein sequence MERRNFISSMAALGATALLPIPGYSMLKKPKYKMGLQLFTIHEEMMKNTLGTLHAVKAMGFQDFEIFGFDGEKETFYGYKSSEFRKIIDDLQITVSSGHFGFSPYLDKPDDVLKRFADQCINGARALNMKYITWPWLAPEQRTMEHFQLLAEKLNLVGEQVTAAGLGFAYHNHGFEFIDYNGENGFDIISNETDPELVKLQMDMYWVMHSSKYSPKELVEKQPGRYVMWHIKDMDKATRDYTELGNGSINYAEILPDPVESGLEFYYLEQGGNYAYSPMKSIADSADYFKKHLQTYL encoded by the coding sequence ATGGAACGGAGAAACTTTATAAGCTCAATGGCCGCCCTTGGAGCAACGGCATTACTGCCCATACCCGGTTATTCCATGCTTAAGAAACCCAAGTATAAAATGGGGCTTCAGCTCTTTACTATCCATGAAGAGATGATGAAAAACACTTTGGGTACGTTACATGCCGTAAAGGCTATGGGGTTCCAGGATTTTGAAATCTTCGGATTTGACGGCGAAAAAGAGACTTTCTATGGGTATAAATCGTCTGAATTCAGGAAAATAATTGATGATCTTCAGATCACGGTCTCCAGTGGACACTTCGGGTTTTCTCCATATCTCGATAAGCCTGATGACGTATTGAAACGATTTGCAGACCAGTGTATAAACGGGGCCCGTGCTTTGAATATGAAGTACATTACCTGGCCATGGTTGGCCCCCGAACAAAGAACAATGGAGCATTTTCAGCTACTGGCTGAAAAACTCAATCTGGTTGGAGAACAGGTAACTGCGGCGGGACTCGGTTTCGCATACCACAATCATGGTTTTGAATTTATTGATTACAATGGAGAAAACGGCTTTGACATCATATCGAATGAAACAGACCCTGAGCTTGTGAAACTCCAGATGGATATGTACTGGGTAATGCATTCTTCCAAATATTCTCCGAAGGAATTGGTTGAAAAGCAACCCGGGCGTTATGTCATGTGGCATATAAAGGATATGGACAAGGCCACCAGGGATTACACCGAGTTGGGGAATGGCTCTATCAACTATGCTGAAATACTTCCTGATCCCGTTGAGTCCGGGCTTGAATTTTATTACCTGGAACAAGGAGGAAACTATGCCTACAGCCCCATGAAAAGTATAGCCGATAGTGCCGATTACTTTAAAAAACATTTACAAACATATCTGTAA
- a CDS encoding PhzF family phenazine biosynthesis protein, producing the protein MRIKTYIIDAFTTALFKGNQAAVCLLENELDENTMLNIAKEFGFSETAFVVKQNTDSFSIRYFSPAQEIPLCGHATLASSKALFTEYEDLPKITFYTRFGHVLKIFRKEELIEMYFPLHNTEKSTADEEIKKALGISEILNCEYNKFHNILLMEIQSGVVLQNLKPDFYALRNIKTTVSGVLLTAKSVHKNYDYEYRYFFPWSGVDEDPVTGGVQSFLGKYWANKLDKKIMRAYQSSARTGSMEVELMKDSVVIRSSAVIFSSGILHLP; encoded by the coding sequence ATGCGTATAAAAACATATATTATAGATGCTTTCACCACAGCGCTTTTCAAGGGAAATCAAGCTGCTGTCTGCCTGCTTGAAAATGAACTTGATGAAAATACAATGCTCAATATAGCAAAGGAGTTCGGGTTTTCGGAAACCGCTTTTGTTGTAAAGCAAAATACGGATTCCTTTTCCATTCGCTACTTTTCACCTGCACAAGAAATTCCGTTATGCGGACATGCCACATTAGCCTCATCCAAAGCCTTATTTACGGAGTATGAAGATCTGCCCAAGATCACCTTTTATACCCGTTTTGGCCATGTCTTGAAAATCTTCAGGAAAGAGGAATTAATAGAAATGTATTTTCCGCTTCATAACACAGAAAAATCAACTGCAGATGAGGAAATTAAAAAAGCATTGGGTATAAGCGAAATTCTTAACTGCGAGTATAATAAATTTCATAATATACTTTTAATGGAAATACAAAGCGGCGTAGTACTTCAAAATCTAAAACCCGATTTTTATGCACTGAGGAATATCAAAACAACCGTTAGTGGCGTGCTGTTAACTGCTAAATCAGTGCATAAAAATTATGACTACGAATACCGGTATTTCTTTCCCTGGTCAGGTGTTGACGAAGATCCTGTAACAGGTGGAGTCCAAAGTTTTTTAGGTAAGTATTGGGCAAACAAATTGGATAAAAAAATAATGAGGGCTTACCAAAGTTCGGCCCGTACAGGGAGTATGGAAGTCGAATTGATGAAAGATTCTGTAGTGATCAGAAGCAGTGCCGTAATATTTTCGTCCGGAATATTGCATTTGCCTTAG
- a CDS encoding alpha-L-fucosidase, whose product MMRNIIHAICMLCCYSLIAQESSVRDSQEPVAEGKFEPTWESLSVIEREPEWFKDAKFGIYFHWGVYSVPAYSSEWYPRWMYVPGREDWGGDIFEHHRKTYGPLSEFNYHDFIPMFTAEHFDAKEWAALFKKTGARFAGPVAQHHDGFAMWGSKVNPWNAKDMGPEKDILGELFAALKKNDMKTIATFHHARLLQRYAQDTSNWAGNVQDPGWDSHYPYHPDYVTSTIDPKLRMLYGNIPADEFHEYWLNQVNEVVDVYAPDIIWFDSWLDKIPENYRQKMVAHHFNTAVSRGQAPIVAYKQEDLPANVGILDIEQGGKTEISDDYWLTDITLSYDSWSYIHGQTYKPAALVIRNMVDVWSKKGIVLLNISPKANGTIPAEQRSVLAAIGRWIDKHKEAVYGTRAYSTYGYGDAKFEKGHFGGQSATIAYSEKDIRFTVSKDKKYLYVFSLGLPAPGSDLEIRTPIESGIKKVSVLGSGKELRWTLTDNLLTLTTPGSSDMNELATVFKVELK is encoded by the coding sequence ATGATGAGAAATATAATACACGCTATCTGCATGCTGTGCTGTTATTCACTGATAGCCCAGGAATCATCTGTTCGGGACAGCCAAGAGCCTGTTGCCGAAGGAAAGTTCGAACCCACGTGGGAATCCTTGTCTGTTATCGAACGAGAACCCGAATGGTTCAAAGACGCCAAATTCGGGATCTATTTTCATTGGGGGGTCTACAGTGTACCGGCTTATAGTTCGGAATGGTATCCCCGGTGGATGTATGTTCCCGGCAGGGAAGACTGGGGAGGCGACATTTTTGAACATCACCGGAAGACATACGGCCCGCTGTCCGAATTCAATTACCACGATTTTATACCTATGTTCACCGCAGAGCACTTCGATGCGAAGGAATGGGCCGCGCTGTTTAAAAAAACCGGGGCCAGGTTTGCTGGTCCCGTCGCACAACATCATGACGGATTCGCCATGTGGGGCAGCAAGGTGAACCCCTGGAATGCCAAAGACATGGGGCCGGAAAAGGATATCCTCGGGGAGTTGTTTGCAGCACTCAAAAAGAATGACATGAAAACGATCGCTACCTTTCATCATGCCAGGCTTCTCCAGAGATATGCACAGGATACTTCCAACTGGGCCGGTAATGTGCAGGATCCCGGCTGGGACAGCCATTATCCCTACCATCCCGATTATGTCACCTCTACTATCGATCCGAAGCTCAGGATGCTGTACGGGAACATTCCGGCAGACGAATTCCACGAGTACTGGTTGAACCAGGTAAATGAAGTAGTCGATGTGTATGCACCCGACATCATCTGGTTTGATTCCTGGCTGGATAAGATACCGGAAAACTATCGTCAGAAAATGGTCGCCCACCACTTTAACACAGCCGTCTCAAGGGGACAGGCTCCCATCGTGGCTTATAAACAGGAAGACCTGCCGGCTAATGTGGGAATACTGGATATCGAACAGGGTGGGAAAACCGAAATTTCCGACGATTACTGGCTTACGGATATTACCCTGAGTTACGACAGTTGGTCTTATATCCATGGACAAACCTACAAACCGGCAGCCCTGGTCATCAGGAACATGGTTGACGTCTGGAGTAAAAAAGGTATCGTGTTACTGAATATTTCTCCTAAGGCCAATGGAACCATACCCGCAGAACAAAGGAGCGTCCTGGCCGCTATCGGAAGATGGATCGATAAGCACAAAGAGGCTGTTTACGGGACCAGGGCATATTCCACCTATGGCTACGGGGATGCCAAATTCGAAAAGGGGCATTTCGGGGGACAGTCCGCAACGATTGCCTACTCTGAAAAGGATATCCGGTTTACGGTGTCAAAAGACAAAAAGTACTTGTATGTATTTTCATTAGGGCTTCCGGCACCCGGTTCGGATCTTGAAATTCGTACTCCAATCGAATCCGGGATTAAAAAGGTATCCGTACTGGGAAGCGGAAAGGAGTTGAGGTGGACGCTAACGGATAATTTGTTAACGCTAACAACACCCGGTTCTTCCGACATGAACGAGTTGGCGACGGTATTTAAAGTGGAACTGAAATAA
- a CDS encoding alpha-L-fucosidase has translation MIRYLVFGTVLAVCMGCSRVAPPTAFGPVPSENQMRWQEMEYYAFVHFSLNTYTDQAWGYGNEDINLFNPTELDARQWARICKEAGMKGIIITAKHHSGFCLWPSEYTEYSVKNAPWKGGKGDVVRELAEACEEYGLKLGIYVSPWDRNHPDYGKPEYITYFRNQIKELLTDYGPIFEIWFDGANGGNGYYGGANENRKIDRTTYYDWQPTYKMIRELQPDIVIWNDGGDRADLRWVGTEGGFVGETNWSLLNGTGDVEWEMLHFGLETGDSWVPAEVNTSIRPEWFYHPIEDDKVKTVPQLMETYYNSIGRNGTLLLNFPIMPNGLIHENDEKAALEFAATVEASFAENLARNKHAIASDVRGKAKEFGADKALDNNKDTYWATDDSVTTASLTINFEKPTMVNRFLAQEYIRLGQRVKAFTVEALVDGNWKELAKGTTVGYKRILRFPAVEATKVRFRITDSKSCPVISNIGIYNAPLSLNPPAIIRDQSGEITISTDDIGPYFYYTLDGSEPTPESKRYTGPVPTDGKVEVKAIAYDPSTHKSSPVTIGKFDICRKDWKIVGTDDHKAYAVLDGNTATTWRQSRDKKMPVDLVIDLGGLQNLNGFRYHPDQSMWEPGIITNYEFYVSDDNKKWKLADKGEFSNIKNNPVWQTRMFAPQKARFIKFRALKNTEGNDNIGYAEIDVVTD, from the coding sequence ATGATCAGGTATTTAGTATTCGGAACCGTTCTGGCCGTATGTATGGGGTGTAGCAGAGTAGCACCTCCGACTGCCTTCGGGCCTGTGCCATCCGAAAACCAGATGAGATGGCAGGAAATGGAATATTATGCATTTGTTCATTTCTCACTGAACACCTACACCGACCAGGCATGGGGATATGGTAATGAAGATATCAACCTGTTTAATCCCACGGAACTGGATGCCCGTCAGTGGGCCCGGATTTGTAAAGAAGCAGGGATGAAAGGCATCATCATCACGGCTAAACACCATAGTGGCTTTTGTTTATGGCCGTCGGAGTATACGGAGTATTCTGTAAAAAACGCTCCCTGGAAGGGCGGCAAGGGGGATGTGGTCCGCGAACTGGCCGAGGCTTGCGAAGAATACGGTTTGAAATTGGGCATTTACGTATCTCCATGGGACAGGAATCACCCTGATTATGGAAAGCCGGAATACATCACCTATTTCCGAAACCAGATAAAAGAGTTACTGACCGATTATGGCCCCATTTTCGAAATATGGTTCGATGGCGCCAATGGAGGCAACGGTTATTACGGTGGTGCCAATGAAAACCGTAAAATTGACCGTACGACATATTACGACTGGCAGCCGACGTATAAAATGATCCGGGAGCTTCAACCCGACATTGTTATCTGGAACGATGGCGGCGACAGGGCGGACCTGCGCTGGGTAGGCACAGAAGGGGGCTTTGTAGGGGAGACCAACTGGAGTTTATTGAACGGTACAGGCGACGTGGAGTGGGAGATGTTGCATTTTGGCCTGGAAACCGGCGATTCGTGGGTGCCGGCTGAAGTAAATACCTCCATCCGGCCGGAGTGGTTTTATCACCCGATTGAGGACGACAAGGTAAAAACAGTACCGCAGTTAATGGAGACCTATTATAACTCCATAGGGCGCAACGGCACGCTGTTGCTCAACTTCCCGATCATGCCCAATGGTCTGATTCATGAAAATGACGAAAAAGCGGCATTGGAATTTGCGGCAACCGTCGAGGCTTCATTTGCTGAAAACTTAGCCAGGAACAAGCATGCGATTGCGTCGGATGTCCGCGGTAAAGCCAAAGAATTTGGAGCGGATAAGGCGTTAGACAATAATAAGGACACATACTGGGCAACGGATGATAGCGTAACAACAGCCTCCCTGACCATAAATTTTGAAAAACCAACCATGGTCAACCGGTTCCTTGCACAGGAATACATCCGCTTGGGGCAACGGGTGAAAGCCTTTACGGTGGAAGCCCTCGTGGACGGAAACTGGAAAGAACTGGCCAAAGGAACGACCGTCGGGTATAAGCGTATCCTCAGGTTTCCCGCTGTTGAGGCAACGAAGGTTCGTTTCCGTATTACCGACTCGAAAAGCTGCCCGGTAATTTCCAATATCGGGATTTACAATGCGCCGTTATCTTTGAATCCTCCCGCCATTATCCGGGATCAATCCGGTGAAATCACCATATCGACCGATGATATAGGGCCATATTTTTATTATACATTGGATGGAAGCGAGCCTACCCCGGAATCAAAAAGGTATACAGGCCCGGTCCCGACAGACGGGAAAGTGGAAGTAAAAGCCATTGCCTATGATCCTTCCACGCATAAAAGCAGCCCTGTGACTATCGGGAAATTTGACATTTGCAGAAAGGATTGGAAGATCGTCGGAACCGATGACCATAAAGCATACGCCGTTCTGGACGGAAATACAGCTACCACCTGGCGTCAAAGCAGGGACAAGAAGATGCCCGTTGATCTTGTCATCGATCTGGGAGGTCTGCAAAATTTGAATGGTTTCAGGTACCATCCGGACCAGAGCATGTGGGAACCCGGCATCATTACCAACTACGAGTTTTATGTGTCCGATGATAATAAGAAATGGAAACTGGCAGACAAGGGAGAATTCTCCAATATCAAAAACAACCCCGTTTGGCAAACCAGAATGTTTGCACCTCAAAAAGCCCGTTTTATCAAGTTCCGGGCATTAAAGAACACTGAGGGCAATGATAATATAGGATATGCTGAAATAGATGTGGTCACGGATTGA
- a CDS encoding RidA family protein — MTNTPEQNLKKHSITLNEVSQPIASYVNCVRTGNLLFLSGKGPIKEDKTYVIGKVGKDLTIEQGNEAARLVAIDHIAVLKDELGDLSKVKRIVKVFGMVNCTSDFIDQAKVINGYSDLMFSVFGEKGRHARSAVSMHALPLNFADEVEVIVEIED, encoded by the coding sequence ATGACAAATACGCCAGAACAAAATCTAAAAAAGCATTCAATTACTTTAAACGAAGTTTCGCAACCAATTGCAAGCTATGTGAATTGTGTAAGAACAGGGAATTTATTATTTCTTTCAGGTAAAGGCCCGATTAAAGAAGACAAGACTTATGTAATAGGAAAGGTAGGAAAAGACTTGACCATTGAGCAAGGAAATGAAGCTGCCCGTTTAGTTGCAATCGATCATATAGCCGTTCTAAAAGACGAACTGGGAGACTTGAGCAAAGTAAAAAGAATCGTTAAAGTTTTCGGTATGGTTAATTGCACAAGTGATTTTATTGACCAGGCAAAAGTTATCAATGGATATAGCGATTTAATGTTTTCCGTTTTTGGCGAAAAGGGACGACACGCCAGAAGTGCGGTAAGTATGCACGCATTACCTTTAAATTTTGCCGATGAAGTTGAAGTAATTGTTGAAATAGAAGATTAA